A DNA window from Piliocolobus tephrosceles isolate RC106 chromosome 9, ASM277652v3, whole genome shotgun sequence contains the following coding sequences:
- the SFXN3 gene encoding sideroflexin-3 isoform X1, producing the protein MGELPLDINIQEPRWDQSTFLGRARHFFTVTDPRNLLLSAAQLETSRNIVQNYRAGVVTPGITEDQLWRAKYVYDSAFHPDTGEKVVLIGRMSAQVPMNMTITGCMLTFYRKTPTVVFWQWVNQSFNAIVNYSNRSGDTPITVRQLGTAYVSATTGAVATALGLKSLTKHLPPLVGRFVPFAAVAAANCINIPLMRQRELQVGIPVADEAGQRLGYSVTAAKQGIFQVVISRICMAIPAMAIPPLIMDTLEKKDFLKVGRPRGQSKLRRAPRKRRAWKGSDSCHWDGKSAALGWGRPCRWHWWASAWCLRPPCAVPCSPRRAP; encoded by the exons ATGGGTGAATTGCCTTTAGACATCAACATCCAGGAACCTCGCTGGGACCAAAGTACTTTCCTGGGCAGAGCCCGGCACTTTTTCACTGTTACTGATCCTCGAAATCTGCTGCTGTCCGCGGCACAGCTGGAAACTTCTCGGAACATTGTGCAGAACTACAG GGCTGGCGTTGTGACCCCAGGGATCACCGAGGACCAGCTGTGGAGGGCCAAGTATGTGTATGACTCTGCCTTCCATCCAGACACAGGGGAGAAGGTGGTCCTGATTGGCCGCATGTCAGCCCAGGTGCCCATGAACATGACCATCACCGGCTGCATGCTCACCTTCTACAG GAAGACCCCAACTGTGGTGTTCTGGCAGTGGGTGAATCAGTCCTTCAATGCCATTGTGAACTATTCCAACCGCAGTGGCGACACTCCCATCACCGTGAG GCAGCTGGGGACAGCCTATGTGAGTGCCACCACTGGAGCTGTGGCCACGGCCCTGGGACTCAAATCCCTCACCAAG CACCTGCCCCCTTTGGTCGGCAGATTTGTGCCCTTTGCAGCGGTGGCAGCTGCCAACTGCATCAACATCCCCCTGATGAGGCAGAG AGAGCTGCAGGTGGGCATCCCGGTGGCTGATGAGGCAGGTCAGAGGCTTGGCTACTCGGTGACCGCAGCCAAGCAGGGAATCTTTCAGGTGGTGATTTCAAGAATCTGCATGGCGATTCCTGCCATGG CCATCCCCCCACTGATCATGGACACTCTGGAGAAGAAAGACTTCCTGAAG GTTGGTCGTCCCCGTGGCCAGAGCAAACTGAGAAGAGCGCCGAGGAAGAGACGTGCTTGGAAAGGGTCAGATTCATGCCACTGGGATGGGAAGAG CGCCGCCCTTGGCTGGGGGCGCCCCTGCAGGTGGCACTGGTGGGCTTCTG
- the PDZD7 gene encoding PDZ domain-containing protein 7 isoform X2 yields the protein MAQGFSVGFDPLGLGDLSSGSLSSISSRGHLGSHSGSTATRYLLRKQQRLLNGPPRGIRASSPMGRVILINSPIEANSDESDIIHSVRVEKSPAGRLGFSVRGGSEHGLGIFVSKVEEGSSAERAGLCVGDKITEVNGLSLESITMGSAVKVLTGSSRLHMMVRRMGRVPGIKFSKEKTTWVDVVNRRLVVEKCGSTPSDTSSEDGVRRIVHLYTTSDDFCLGFNIRGGKEFGLGIYVSKVDHGGLAEENGIKVGDKVLAANGVRFDDISHSQAVEVLKGQTHIMLTIKETGRYPAYKEMVSEYCWLDRLSNGVLQQLSPASESSSSVSSCASSAPYSSGSLPSDRLDVCLGPEEPGGRGPGWGRADTAMQTEPDAGGRVETWCSVRPTVILRDTAIRSDGPQHGRRLDSALSESPKTALLLALSRPRPPITRSQSHLTLWEEKKQRKKEKSGSPGEKGALQRSKTLMNLFFKGGRQGRLAGDGRREAWTLDSGIPAKACSHLDIEKEMGVSPCCPG from the exons ATGGCGCAGGGTTTCTCAGTAGGCTTCGACCCACTGGGTCTAGGAGACCTAAGCTCCGGCTCTCTGAGCTCCATCTCCTCCCGAGGCCACCTAGGCAGCCACTCAGGCTCCACCGCAACGCGATACCTGCTAAGGAAGCAGCAACGGCTGCTGAACGGGCCCCCCCGCGGAATCCGAGCCTCATCGCCCATGGGACGCGTCATCCTCATCAACTCCCCCATCGAAG CCAACAGTGATGAAAGTGACATCATCCATTCAGTCCGGGTGGAGAAGAGtccagcagggaggctgggcttCAGCGTGCGTGGGGGCTCAGAGCATGGCCTGGGCATCTTCGTCAGCAAAGTGGAGGAAGGCAGCAGTGCAG AGCGGGCTGGCCTGTGCGTGGGGGACAAGATCACGGAAGTGAACGGGCTAAGCCTGGAGAGCATCACCATGGGTAGCGCCGTGAAGGTGCTGACGGGCAGCAGCCGCCTGCACATGATGGTGCGGCGCATGGGCCGTGTGCCAGGCATCAAGTTCTCCAAGGAGAAGACCACGTG GGTGGATGTGGTGAATCGGCGCCTGGTAGTGGAGAAGTGCGGTTCGACACCGTCCGACACCAGCTCAGAAGATGGTGTCCGGCGCATCGTCCACCTATACACAACCTCCGACGACTTCTGCCTGGGCTTCAACATCCGTGGGGGCAAGGAGTTTGGCTTGGGCATCTACGTGTCCAA AGTGGACCATGGTGGGCTGGCCGAGGAGAATGGCATCAAGGTGGGGGACAAGGTCCTGGCGGCCAACGGTGTCAGGTTTGACGACATCAGCCACAGCCAGGCCGTGGAGGTGCTGAAGGGCCAAACGCACATCATGCTGACCATCAAG GAGACCGGTCGGTACCCTGCCTACAAAGAGATGGTTTCTGAGTACTGCTGGCTGGATCGAC TGAGCAACGGGGTGCTGCAGCAGCTGTCCCCGGCCTCTGAGAGCAGCTCCAGCGTCTCTTCGTGCGCCTCCAGCGCCCCCTACAGCTCAGGCTCCCTGCCCTCGGACCGCCTGGACGTCTGCCTGGGGCCTGAGGAGCCCGGCGGCCGCGGCCCAGGCTGGGGGCGGGCCGACACAGCCATGCAGACGGAGCCTGATGCCGGGGGCCGGGTGGAGACCTGGTGCAGCGTGCGGCCCACAGTCATCCTCAGGGACACCGCCATCCGCTCGGATGGCCCCCAGCACGGCCGCCGCCTTGACTCTGCCCTCTCTGAGTCCCCCAAGACGGCCTTGCTACTGGCCCTCAGCCGACCCCGGCCCCCTATCACGCGCTCCCAGAGCCACCTGACCTTGTGGG AGGAGAAGAAGCAGCGGAAGAAGGAGAAGTCGGGGTCCCCTGGGGAGAAGGGTGCCCTGCAGCGCTCCAAGACGCTGATGAACCTCTTCTTCAAGGGAGGGCGTCAGGGGAGGCTAGCAGGGGATGGGCGCAGAGAGGCCTGGACACTGGACAGCGGGATCCCGGCCAAAGCTTGCTCTCACCTGGACATAGAGAAAG agatgggggtttcaccatgttgcccaggctag